A single region of the Streptomyces sp. NBC_01262 genome encodes:
- a CDS encoding XdhC family protein — protein MREILPALAGWYAAREPFGLATVVAVSRSAPRGPGAAMAVGPDDEVVGSVSGGCVEGAVFELAKEVVESGRAELHTFGYSAADAFAVGLTCGGEITLLVRPVSPATDPSFADVAASVAARRPVVTATVTDGPAPRGATLAVWPDAVSGTLGTEGLDAAVTADARGELAQGATVSRHYGPRGERREDDVTVFLQSFAPPPRMLVFGAIDFAAAVARIGAFLGYRVTVCDARPVFATAKRFPEGVEVVVDWPHRYLRGTDTDERTVICVLTHEPKFDVPLLETALRMPSAYIGAMGSRRTHQDRIKQLRETGLDDHELARLRSPIGLDLGARTPEEVAVSVAAEIVALRWGGSGAPLTATAGDIHS, from the coding sequence ATGCGCGAGATCCTTCCGGCCCTCGCCGGCTGGTACGCGGCCCGGGAGCCCTTCGGGCTGGCCACGGTCGTCGCGGTCAGCCGCAGCGCGCCGCGCGGCCCGGGTGCGGCCATGGCCGTCGGCCCGGACGACGAGGTCGTGGGCAGCGTCTCCGGGGGCTGTGTGGAGGGTGCGGTCTTCGAGCTCGCCAAGGAGGTCGTCGAGAGCGGCCGGGCCGAGCTGCACACCTTCGGCTACAGCGCCGCGGACGCCTTCGCCGTCGGCCTCACCTGCGGTGGCGAGATCACCCTGCTCGTACGCCCCGTGTCACCCGCCACCGATCCCTCCTTCGCCGACGTCGCCGCCTCCGTGGCCGCCCGCCGCCCCGTCGTCACGGCCACGGTCACCGACGGCCCCGCCCCGCGCGGCGCCACGCTCGCCGTATGGCCCGACGCCGTCTCCGGCACCCTGGGCACCGAAGGCCTCGACGCCGCCGTCACCGCCGACGCGCGCGGCGAACTCGCGCAGGGCGCGACCGTGAGCCGGCACTACGGCCCCCGCGGCGAGCGCCGTGAGGACGACGTCACCGTCTTCCTCCAGTCGTTCGCACCGCCCCCGCGCATGCTGGTTTTCGGGGCGATCGACTTCGCCGCGGCCGTCGCGCGCATCGGCGCCTTCCTCGGCTACCGGGTCACCGTCTGCGACGCCCGGCCGGTCTTCGCCACCGCCAAGCGCTTCCCGGAGGGTGTCGAAGTCGTCGTCGACTGGCCGCACCGCTACCTGCGCGGCACCGATACCGACGAGCGCACGGTCATCTGCGTCCTCACCCATGAACCCAAGTTCGACGTGCCTCTGCTGGAAACCGCCCTGCGCATGCCGTCCGCGTACATCGGGGCGATGGGCAGCCGCCGCACACATCAGGACCGGATCAAGCAGCTGCGTGAAACCGGCCTGGACGACCATGAACTCGCCCGGCTCCGCTCGCCCATCGGGCTGGACCTGGGCGCCCGCACCCCCGAGGAGGTGGCCGTCTCGGTCGCGGCGGAGATCGTCGCGCTGCGCTGGGGCGGCAGCGGTGCTCCGCTCACCGCGACGGCCGGCGACATCCACTCCTGA
- a CDS encoding MFS transporter, giving the protein MTAHDAVAGSPAPQGKPRKAAFAAWIGSALEYYDFFIFGSAAALVFPKVFFSGSDTASATLQSLATFGVAYAARPIGAVILGHIGDRLGRRKIMVSTLILMGLATFLIGCLPTYAQVGGLAPALLITLRVLQGLSAAGEQASANSMTLEHAPADRRGYFTSFTLNGTQAGQILATLVFIPVAAMPEHQLLTWGWRIPFLASAVVAVAGWVIRRKLEETPVFEQAAANNAVAKLPLAVLLRDHWAEVLRVMCAALIATVSTIFTVWALSYATSDNVGLEKSVMLWVSVSANGAALLSLPLWAKLSDRIGRKPVFLVGSVGSAVMIPLYLWAISTGSYPLIFLTGILTLGVVYSAANGIWPSLYGEKFTTAVRLSGMAIGTQIGFAIAGFAVTFAAEIAGPDGSNWQGVAIFTAVLCAISSLSVLSGRETHRIPTEDLGLKPGRTATPARETATV; this is encoded by the coding sequence GTGACCGCTCACGACGCTGTGGCCGGATCCCCCGCGCCGCAGGGCAAGCCCCGCAAGGCCGCCTTCGCGGCCTGGATCGGGAGCGCGCTGGAGTACTACGACTTCTTCATCTTCGGCAGCGCCGCCGCACTGGTCTTCCCCAAGGTCTTCTTCTCCGGCTCCGACACGGCGTCCGCCACGCTGCAGTCACTGGCCACCTTCGGTGTCGCCTACGCCGCCCGCCCGATCGGCGCCGTCATCCTCGGCCACATCGGCGACCGGCTCGGCCGCCGCAAGATCATGGTCTCCACGCTGATCCTGATGGGCCTGGCCACCTTCCTCATCGGCTGCCTGCCGACGTACGCCCAGGTCGGCGGGCTCGCGCCCGCCCTGCTGATCACGCTCCGCGTGCTGCAGGGCCTGTCCGCCGCCGGTGAGCAGGCCAGTGCCAACTCCATGACGCTGGAACACGCCCCCGCCGACCGCCGCGGCTACTTCACCAGCTTCACCCTCAACGGCACCCAGGCCGGCCAGATCCTCGCGACCCTGGTCTTCATCCCCGTAGCGGCCATGCCGGAGCACCAACTGCTCACCTGGGGCTGGCGGATCCCCTTCCTCGCCAGCGCCGTCGTCGCGGTGGCCGGCTGGGTGATCCGGCGCAAGCTGGAGGAGACCCCGGTCTTCGAGCAGGCCGCCGCGAACAACGCCGTGGCCAAGCTCCCGCTGGCCGTGCTCCTGCGCGACCACTGGGCCGAGGTGCTGCGCGTCATGTGCGCCGCCCTGATCGCGACCGTGAGCACGATCTTCACCGTCTGGGCGCTCTCCTACGCCACCAGCGACAACGTCGGCCTGGAGAAGTCCGTCATGCTGTGGGTCAGTGTCTCCGCCAACGGCGCGGCCCTGCTGTCCCTCCCGCTCTGGGCGAAGCTCTCGGACCGCATCGGCCGCAAGCCGGTCTTCCTCGTCGGCTCGGTCGGCAGCGCCGTGATGATCCCCCTCTACCTGTGGGCCATCTCCACCGGCAGCTATCCGCTGATCTTCCTCACCGGCATCCTCACCCTCGGCGTGGTCTACAGCGCCGCGAACGGCATCTGGCCCTCCCTCTACGGAGAGAAGTTCACGACCGCCGTCCGGCTGTCCGGCATGGCCATCGGCACCCAGATCGGCTTCGCGATCGCCGGCTTCGCCGTCACCTTCGCCGCCGAGATCGCCGGCCCCGACGGCTCCAACTGGCAGGGCGTCGCCATCTTCACCGCCGTCCTGTGCGCCATCAGCTCGCTCTCCGTCCTCAGCGGCCGCGAGACGCACAGGATCCCGACCGAGGACCTGGGCCTCAAGCCCGGCCGGACCGCCACCCCGGCCCGCGAGACCGCGACCGTCTGA